The genomic interval CCAGCTCGCCGTGagacaacctaacctaacctaacctaacctgtttGATCCGATCCGGGTAAGTCAGTGTAATGACACCCCGCTGTTGTTTCAGAGGGAGAACTTCGAGGAGGAGCGGGGGCAGGGGGAGGAGGAGGCGGCGGCGGGGGGTGGGGAGGAGCAAGACGCCACCAACGACGACTCGCACTTCAACGACGAGCACTTCGAGGAGGGCGAGCACGTCGGAGATGACGTCAACGGCGACAGCCAGGAGAACGGAGACTCCGAATCGGACGACAGCGAGGACGACGTCAAAGTCATCCTCGGAGACATCAAGAGTGCCCCGCAGACTTATCCCAGTCTCAATATTAAAGTATGTCTATGTCTATTCATTTCGCTCGTTAGActggccgcgcactaggcagccaatCTAACATACGGTGGCTCATTGGAGCCCGCGCGCTAGGCAGCCAAGAATTCCTGGCTGCGGCAGCCAATAGATCGCGTACGATTGCACGGCAGCCAGAACCTGCAAGGTAGAATGTATGTGGCTGCCTTCAGTCTCCGCGCACTTGACGTAGCAGCCAGAAGTTTTACGCCGCGgatagcgaatagaatcccagagactgtgtgacctttcaaggattatctgtaacggattaAATCGTAAGGCAATATGGGATATGTCTTCGGAAGAATATAGTGATCGAGATGTGAAAAGACGAAGATGGTAGGAAATCACAAATACAAAGTGTGAGGAAAGCTTGGTTTTAttaatcttacatatatgtttaccatcgatggcaccaatgcaattgggaaaatttgcatttttattgaaaacattTGCTATCTCAATCCATCTTTCTCCATTCAATTCTGGAAACGCTGTttgtttgaatgaatgaatcCAAAATCTTCTCTTTGCTTTGCGTTTCTTACAAAACAAGAGGTAAAGAATTATTTCTTCTACGCTTGACGGAAAGGTGACTACTGGCCGTCAAAACTGGCTGCTCAATATTTTGGCTGCGGCAgcctggctgcctagtgcgcggaCAGCCTTAGATATCGTGCATTTCATTTATGCTTTCGCATTCGCATTCGACCACTGCGACACCCATATTTATTTAACAGTATAACATTCGACGACAAATCCAAACTAGTGACCCGATGCAACTATTCGTGCACTCGATACGCAcctggtcaaaaatataaatgcatATTATCATTGTGACAACCTTATATACACCACACCGCATCTTTAATCTACACATGTGTTATGCCCGTTTTGCCCAATTGTTgaaagtataattataataacaaacaacaacagTTGTCGTCTTATGACGACAACTAATGACTCGTAATCGTAACTGAAGTTGCAACCGAAATCGGAACTAAAATAGAAATCGAAATCAATATAGTGACTCTTGATAATTCCAAAATTTGTTTTCTTGATATCTACATCTTTGTCGATGCACTCACAACATACAAACGTTACCCACATACATCCCtatcgttttttatttatttatttatttaatagttttggaccattgtggcattacaggaagaacctaatgcgccacaatggcctacatttgaaaaatatataaaaacatgatataaaaacaagtaaactgtaaataaaggaaaaaagcaaaagcagaaaacatggtaaaataaaataataaaaaaaaaagtaacaaaatgaaaataatacatcattcagagagaaaaaaaataacaaaagtgtaaaaattaaaaataaaatccataaatcccattctttgtttacactgaacaaaattaaaatagtatataaaaatatacaaaggagaatgaaaaagtaaaattaaataaaacaaaatataaataaaaataaaatcacagggaggcccaaatagaagagagtagattaagattccactcattcatcacattcaaattaagaaagtaatgatgagcgcaggttaccagataaatatgttaaaataatatccgataatctacgctccccaaggtggaaaatatcacattcagggacagcagcaacgatttcattgagaagtcgaatagctcttggaataggagccattcgaaaaagaactgtgcgagcagcaggtacaaccatcaaatgatgatgtctaccacgcacataattattagggacataaagtcccaactgttccagcaacaacgggcatgacgtattaccacgcaatagctggagaacgaaacgaattaacgagaagtttctccgaagttcaagggaattatacccaagcatgcccaaaaggaaaggagtaggatagagatatgggtagtacccatactctttcttataaagaaaacgaagaaatgctttttgcactttttctataataagagagtatattatattatatagcacTGATGTGGTGAACCTTTCAGTCAAAATAAGCacatttatatcaatatattttcaagAAGTTGTGCATATTCTACATTGATGAAACATATGGTAGGACAATAGCACATATAATTGTCCTAACCAAGCCTGGTGCATCAATAATCTATCTCATCTGGTGCGTTTCCCTCAGCATAACATTCTCCATACAAAATGTCATACCAATGAAAGAGAAAGTGGACAATCGAGTGTTCTAAACGCATGAAACATATAtatttccatacaaaaaaaGGCTAGTATAAATCACTGTTATAAAGTTATAGTCGCTTATTTCTTATTACTTAGAGTCGTCTCTTATGCCATTGTCTTTCAGGTAGTAAGTTATCGCCTTTGCTTGTAAAAGAAtcgtttttatcttattttttgaaACTAGTGAACTCGCAATATAATTATTCACCAGCCACCACTGCTTTATATAGAATGTTATATCTTAGAAATGTGCTCGAAGCGAATGCTgtgcatccatggaccgcaagaTGCACAAATACctccattttaaaataattggtaTTTTCAAAGAAACTCCTCAACATGTATGAAAAATATGGAGAATGTAAAGAAGCTGGTAGTCACTAGAGGAAGGGCGAGAGGGAATACGATCTCCCATAATATAGTcgtatcaaattaaataattgatgCGATTGTCCCTAAACGCTGTTTTTAACTTGGTGCAAGACCGGAAAGAGCGGAGATAGATCTGCCACTGGATTCCAAATGGTAGAAATGACTATGACACTCAGCATCGAGTAAACGAAAAAGATATATAATTGTAGGATCAGGATGCGAGGAATTCCAAATGATGCACACAGATTAGATCAAACGGTCTTTATGTCGGGCTTGCCAAAGGCCAAGTGCCTCCTACGCAGTTAGCTAGTACACAAACACTCCACCCATACACACTAGGCACGTTCGTTAACTGCATAAAATGGTTATTTTGTCACGCTGGTTATTGTTCGTACATACTTCACAACAATGTATAGTTTTTGAAACAGTGCTCACTTTTTATTAGACGAgtgtataaatgtacatttataaatgaAGATTATTATCTGGGCAAACTCTTATATCTGTACTTAcaagaattatgtacatattgcacCTTAATTTATAGTATGTATTCGCAAACAAATGGTCACCGTATATTGAAAGTGTTTGGGTTTAATTGATCGCTATTATTATGTTTGTAGAGAGGTGGACTGATAGCTCAAACTGGAATTGAAAAACACAAACATACGGGGAAATTTAGCGTAGATGATTTTGAAGCTGTCGGCACTATTAACGGTGTTCCAGCTCAAGAGTTTAATATAGATGTATTGGAAGATAAACCTTGGAGGAAGCCTGGCGCCGATCTTACAGGTTATTTATCGTCATAGTAAATATAGTCGATCGTAATAGACGGTGTTAACTTTTCGGTCTATTTTAAGATTATTTCAACTATGGATTCAACGAAGACACGTGGAGAGCGTATTGTGAGAGACAAAAGAGAATGCGAATACACGAATCGGGTGCCGGATTGATACCGTTGGGTGGTAATTCGATCACAGGAATCCAACAGCCTCGTCATCCCACTCCTATATTGAACGATAATAGCAAGTATTCGGTAGGATTCGCAAATGCTAGAAAGGCCGGTCCGCCGCCTGGTAATggattattttgtttgttttatatagtGTAATGTATGGTATTGTTAGCGTTTTACGGTTAAAGATAAAAGTAACTACTGCGCGACATTTGGGCGTATTGTTTTGAAGTTTTGAGTTTCATAGAAACAGTTGTGTCGTGAATTACAGGACGTAATTTGACTGGTCCCATCGATGTTGTAGGAAGTCGAAGAGACGGCCCCGGTCAGCATGAGGAAAGTCCTGAACATCAACAGGCGATGCAAATTCCAGTACGAGAGAATTCTATCCAGGTAAATgagttttttaatgtattgatTGTGGTTATAATACGGTATTTCATTGTAACTTACGAAAATTTATCAATGCAGGTGATGACTGCCGATCGACGCGAGTATTCTAGAAACAAGCCGTTCCCTGATATGAGTCTTCCTCCGCCGGGTGCGATGGCTCCGCCGCCCGGAGACTTCTTCCACAATTCTGATCAACAGTTTTATCCACCCCCGTACCACCAAGAGGATTCTTGGGGTAAGaacattcaattatttaaattatcaacTTTACGTTGAACTGTTCCTAATTTGTGTATTATTTAGGCAACAAAACGGGTTGGGCGCCTTCCGATATAAAAGAGTTGACTCCGGGGATTATGGGACCGATGGGTCCTCCGCCGCTTATGGGAATGCCAGGAATGGGTCCTGGTATGGGTCCACCGCCAGGAATGCCTCCTCATCCTCAAATTATCGGTGTACCTCCTACGGGTCCCCCACCATCATATGCGCCTTCACATATGCACATGCACCACAGGGAAATGGACATGAGGGATAGAGATCTTTCGTTACATCGTGACGACCTTGATGTAAGTTTGTACTTAGGGTTGGCTGCATTTAAGTCATGTAGTTGAATTTTAAAACATGTTTTGTTTTTCAGGATGGACGAGATAAAGATGACCACGATTCATCCGAGCCTAGAGATCGAAATAGAGAGAGAGATAGGGATCGCGACAGGTCAAGGTCGAGTAAACCTGATAGATTAAGAGAAAAGTTAGTTTTCCTTTGAATATATGTGATTGTGTCGTATGTTTcagttaaaatgtttttttcttttccttGTAGAAGTCACAGGAGGGAGCGGTCCCGGTCGCGAACTCGCCGCCACAAATCTCGCTCACGCTCTCCGTCATCTCGGCATAGATCTAAGAAAAAGTCATCACATCGTAAAGACAAAGAAGACAGTGACTGAAGTAGTTGTAATTAATGATGAACTGTTTTGAGAGTGCTACGTAATTCATAATCGCAAACGATATCAGTGACAGGAATAATTTAATCGTTAAATTATACTTgaaaga from Arctopsyche grandis isolate Sample6627 chromosome 9, ASM5162203v2, whole genome shotgun sequence carries:
- the Fip1 gene encoding factor interacting with poly(A) polymerase 1 gives rise to the protein MASVAAAVEDADEWLYGGGGPGGAGGGAAGGGGGGGGAPQGEGEGSAVRAVGRASASAPALDAAPTDSEEAPQDDRPDGPADQLARENFEEERGQGEEEAAAGGGEEQDATNDDSHFNDEHFEEGEHVGDDVNGDSQENGDSESDDSEDDVKVILGDIKSAPQTYPSLNIKRGGLIAQTGIEKHKHTGKFSVDDFEAVGTINGVPAQEFNIDVLEDKPWRKPGADLTDYFNYGFNEDTWRAYCERQKRMRIHESGAGLIPLGGNSITGIQQPRHPTPILNDNSKYSVGFANARKAGPPPGRNLTGPIDVVGSRRDGPGQHEESPEHQQAMQIPVRENSIQVMTADRREYSRNKPFPDMSLPPPGAMAPPPGDFFHNSDQQFYPPPYHQEDSWGNKTGWAPSDIKELTPGIMGPMGPPPLMGMPGMGPGMGPPPGMPPHPQIIGVPPTGPPPSYAPSHMHMHHREMDMRDRDLSLHRDDLDDGRDKDDHDSSEPRDRNRERDRDRDRSRSSKPDRLREKSHRRERSRSRTRRHKSRSRSPSSRHRSKKKSSHRKDKEDSD